One Brassica napus cultivar Da-Ae chromosome A1, Da-Ae, whole genome shotgun sequence genomic region harbors:
- the LOC106370590 gene encoding CBS domain-containing protein CBSX2, chloroplastic, with translation MGSITLPITRLPLLNPTSSSSFSLPPPPLSNPRRRSTFSPLLITASAVFAAPSDVNNSVPAKNGGYTVGDFMTGRQHLHVVKPSTSVDDALELLVEKKVTGLPVIDDDWNLVGVVSDYDLLALDSISGRSSQNDTNMFPNVDSSWKTFNELQKLISKTHGQVVGDLMTPSPLVVRGSTNLEDAARLLLETKFRRLPVVDSDGKLIGILTRGNVVRAALQIKRETENST, from the exons ATGGGTTCCATCACTCTGCCCATAACTAGACTTCCACTACTCAACccgacttcttcttcatcattttcacttcctcctcctcctctctctaATCCTCGTCGTCGCTCCACTTTTTCACCGTTACTCATCACCGCCTCTGCCGTCTTCGCAGCTCCTTCTGATGTTAATAACTCTGTTCCT GCTAAAAACGGAGGTTACACAGTTGGTGATTTCATGACAGGGAGACAGCATCTGCATGTCGTTAAGCCCTCAACATCCGTCGATGATG CATTGGAACTTCTGGTTGAGAAGAAAGTCACAGGATTGCCTGTAATTGATGATGATTGGAATCTG GTTGGCGTTGTTTCTGATTACGACTTGCTTGCGCTCGACTCCATCTCTg GGCGCAGCAGCCAAAATGATACAAACATGTTCCCTAACGTCGATAGTTCATGGAAA ACGTTTAACGAACTACAGAAGCTGATAAGCAAGACACATGGACAAGTGGTTGGAGATTTGATGACGCCTTCTCCTCTGGTTGTCCGTGGCTCTACCAATTTAGAAGATGCAGCCAG GTTGCTTCTGGAAACAAAGTTCCGAAGATTACCAGTCGTTGATTCAGATGGAAAACTG ATTGGGATCCTGACAAGGGGGAACGTTGTTAGGGCTGCACTGCAGATCAAGCGGGAAACTGAGAACTCAACATAG
- the LOC106358331 gene encoding polyadenylate-binding protein 2 isoform X1, with the protein MAQVQTTVAPATHFGTTSLYVGDLDLNVTDSQLFEAFSQMGQVVSVRVCRDSPTRRSLGYGYVNFTNPPDAARAIQELNYIPLYGKPIRVMYSHRDPSVRLSGAGNIFIKNLDQSIDHKALHDTFSTFGNIVSCKVAVDASGQSKGYGFVQYADEESAQKAIEKLNGMLLNDKQVYVGPFLRKQERDSTANKTKFTNVYVKNLAESTTDDDLKNAFAEYGEITSAVVMKDGEGGKSKGFGFVNFENADDAAKAVESLNGKMFDDKEWYVGRAQKKSERETELRVRREESLREAAERFQSSNLYVKNLDSSVSDETLKEMFSPFGTVTSCKVMCDPNGINKGSGFVAFSTPEEATEAMSQMSGKMVEGKPLYVAIAQRKEDRRVRLQAQFSQVRPVAMPPSAGPRMPMFPPGIGQQMFYGQAPPNMIPPQPGYGYQQQLVPGMRPGGRGPVPNYFMPMVQQQQRIGGGGRRPGGIQQSQHQVPMMQQHQMHPRGRMLRYSQGRGSGGDVAPYDMGNNNNITMPIGALASNLANASPEQQRTMLGENLYPLVEQLEAESAAKVTGMLLEMDQTEVLHLLESPEALKDKVAEAMDVLRSVAAGGAAEQLASLNLS; encoded by the exons atggcTCAGGTTCAGACAACGGTGGCCCCGGCAACTCATTTCGGAACGACGTCGCTTTACGTAGGTGATCTGGATCTCAACGTGACGGACTCGCAGCTCTTCGAAGCCTTTAGCCAAATGGGCCAAGTGGTGTCTGTTCGAGTCTGCAGAGACTCACCCACTCGCAGATCCCTCGGCTATGGTTATGTTAACTTCACCAATCCACCAGATG CTGCAAGAGCAATCCAGGAACTCAATTACATACCTCTCTATGGGAAACCTATAAGGGTTATGTATTCTCATCGTGATCCTAGTGTTCGCCTCAGTGGCGCTGGTAACATTTTCATCAAG AATCTGGACCAGTCCATCGACCACAAAGCACTACACGATACATTTTCAACCTTCGGGAACATCGTGTCGTGCAAGGTAGCCGTGGATGCTTCAGGCCAGTCAAAAGGCTACGGCTTCGTGCAATACGCCGACGAAGAGTCTGCTCAGAAAGCCATTGAGAAACTCAACGGCATGTTGCTAAACGACAAGCAAGTGTACGTTGGTCCGTTCCTTAGAAAACAAGAAAGAGACTCCACCGCAAACAAAACTAAATTCACCAACGTCTACGTGAAGAATCTCGCGGAGAGTACTACAGATGATGACTTGAAGAACGCTTTCGCGGAGTATGGTGAGATAACGAGCGCTGTGGTGATGAAAGATGGAGAAGGAGGGAAGTCTAAGGGGTTTGGTTTTGTCAACTTCGAAAACGCTGATGATGCTGCCAAGGCTGTGGAGTCTTTGAATGGGAAGATGTTTGATGATAAGGAGTGGTATGTTGGTAGAGCGCAGAAGAAGTCTGAGAGGGAGACGGAGCTAAGGGTTCGTCGTGAAGAGAGTTTGAGGGAAGCTGCGGAGAGGTTTCAGAGTTCGAATTTGTATGTGAAGAATTTGGATTCTAGCGTTTCTGATGAGACACTCAAAGAGATGTTTTCTCCTTTTGGTACCGTTACATCTTGCAAG gTGATGTGTGATCCTAATGGAATAAACAAAGGGTCTGGCTTTGTTGCTTTCTCAACTCCTGAAGAAGCAACAGAAGCT ATGTCACAGATGAGTGGGAAAATGGTGGAAGGCAAGCCACTCTATGTTGCTATTGCACAGAGGAAGGAAGACAGAAGGGTCAGACTACAG GCTCAGTTTTCTCAAGTGAGGCCAGTTGCAATGCCGCCATCCGCTGGTCCTCGCATGCCAATGTTTCCCCCTGGTATTGGACAACAAATGTTCTACGGTCAGGCCCCTCCTAACATGATTCCTCCTCAG CCTGGGTATGGATACCAACAGCAGCTTGTTCCTGGAATGAGACCTGGTGGTAGGGGACCTGTACCCAATTACTTCATGCCTATGGTTCAGCAACAGCAGCGtattggaggaggaggaagacgcCCTGGAGGGATCCAACAGTCCCAGCACCAAGTTCCCATGATGCAGCAGCACCAG ATGCATCCAAGGGGTCGGATGTTACGGTATTCTCAAGGGCGTGGCAGTGGTGGTGATGTAGCTCCATATGACAtgggcaacaacaacaacatcacaATGCCTATTGGAGCTTTGGCTTCAAATCTGGCTAACGCGTCTCCAGAGCAGCAGAGGACG aTGCTGGGTGAGAATCTGTACCCGTTGGTGGAGCAGCTTGAAGCAGAGTCTGCAGCCAAAGTGACTGGGATGCTTTTGGAGATGGACCAGACGGAAGTGCTCCATCTCTTGGAGTCGCCAGAAGCTCTCAAGGACAAAGTTGCAGAGGCTATGGATGTTCTCAGGAGCGTCGCTGCTGGTGGTGCAGCCGAGCAGCTCGCTTCCTTGAACCTCTCGTAA
- the LOC106370907 gene encoding glutathione S-transferase T3-like isoform X1, with the protein MDTFSQSSPGFVNLLSSQSSKTVEVGSSEVPKPAGERRKWTTQEDIILISAWLNTSKDPIVSNQQKLGSFWRRIEDYFNASAQLGGFLPREWSQCKQRWGRVNEQVCKFVGSYEAALKEQSSGQNENDVMKSAHDIFFNDHQAKFALEHAWRELRYDQKWRSNSISRDGGKAKMKEAAETVPDSDEARPPGVKACKAAKRKKPGNEAAFDRLEIILEKKQNISKQKILDRLLSKNIATLTEAEVALKDKLVSEML; encoded by the coding sequence ATGGATACGTTTTCACAAAGTTCTCCCGGTTTTGTGAACCTATTATCTTCCCAGTCCAGTAAAACCGTAGAAGTAGGGTCGTCTGAGGTTCCTAAACCGGCTGGTGAAAGGAGAAAGTGGACGACTCAAGAAGACATTATCCTCATCAGTGCCTGGTTAAACACAAGCAAAGATCCCATAGTTAGTAACCAGCAGAAACTAGGGTCGTTTTGGAGAAGAATAGAGGATTACTTTAATGCAAGCGCTCAGCTAGGTGGCTTTCTACCTAGAGAGTGGAGTcagtgtaagcagaggtggggaaggGTGAATGAACAAGTGTGTAAATTTGTGGGAAGCTATGAGGCAGCATTGAAGGAGCAATCAAGTGGGCAGAACGAGAACGATGTCATGAAGTCAGCTCATGACATCTTCTTTAACGACCACCAGGCGAAGTTTGCACTTGAACACGCGTGGAGGGAGCTGAGGTATGATCAGAAGTGGAGATCGAACTCTATATCAAGAGATGGTGGAAAGGCGAAAATGAAGGAAGCTGCGGAGACGGTGCCTGACTCGGATGAGGCTAGGCCTCCTGGCGTTAAGGCTTGCAAAGCAGCCAAACGCAAGAAGCCTGGCAATGAAGCTGCATTTGATCGCCTGGAGATCATTCTAGAGAAGAAACAGAATATTTCGAAACAGAAAATACTTGATCGTCTCCTCTCTAAGAACATAGCTACTCTAACTGAAGCTGAGGTCGCTTTGAAGGACAAACTTGTTTCTGAGATGCTTTAG
- the LOC106370907 gene encoding uncharacterized protein LOC106370907 isoform X2, which yields MDPSAEITDFKRKQEFIDHLYNVADSSYGMPTSCPCGGRIIDEVRVKEEYDTRPGKRFFSCINYEADGLHYRQPWVIGVQEEMVRMRERVDEAVEIIKCVPILTKQIDSLEAQVKRLTLLLDKLTGDVYNLTVQAAALEKACFD from the exons ATGGATCCCTCAGCCGAGATAACAGATTTTAAGAGGAAGCAGGAGTTCATCGACCACCTGTACAACGTTGCCGATTCGTCATATGGGATGCCGACAAGCTGTCCGTGTGGTGGTAGAATCATCGACGAGGTTCGGGTGAAGGAGGAGTACGACACGCGTCCCGGGAAGCGCTTCTTCAGCTGCATAAACTACGAG GCTGATGGGTTGCATTACCGTCAGCCTTGGGTTATAGGTGTCCAGGAGGAGATGGTACGCATGCGTGAGCGTGTGGATGAGGCTGTTGAGATCATCAAATGTGTGCCCATTCTCACTAAACAGATCGACAGTCTTGAG GCACAGGTTAAGAGGCTCACATTGCTGCTTGATAAGCTCACTGGTGACGTCTATAACCTCACAGTCCAGGCGGCTGCTCTGGAGAAGGCCTGTTTCGACTGA
- the LOC106358083 gene encoding UDP-glycosyltransferase 73B3: MPKMCSDSHKLHVMFFPFMGYGHMIPTLDMAKLFSSRGAKSTIITTPLNAKILQKPINTFKSLNPGLKIEIQIIDFPCVQLGLPEGCENPDFFTSNNNPDERQTMMLKFFASMRFFKDQLEKILETTRPSCLIADMFFPWATEAAEKFNVPRLVFHGTGYFSLCSEHCIRRMHKPKMISEPFKVPDLPGDITMTQGQMRDLDEETDMGKFLIEVIESEVKSSGVVVNSFYELEPEYADFYKGSGVTRAWHIGPLSVQNRGFEEKAKRGKKASIDEVECLKWLNSKKQDSVIYVSFGSVAYIKNEQLIEIAAGLEACGASFIWVVRKRGESKGEEEWLPEGFEERVKGRGMIIRGWAPQVMILDHQATGVFVTHCGWNSVLEGVAAGLPMVTWPVGAEQFYNEILVTQVLRTGVSVGTKKHASMGDFIGRESVEKAVREVLVGEEAEERRGRAKKLAEMAKVAVEEGGSSYNDLSSFIEEFSS, from the exons ATGCCAAAAATGTGTAGTGATTCTCATAAACTCCATGTTATGTTCTTCCCTTTCATGGGGTATGGCCACATGATACCAAccctagacatggctaagctTTTCTCCAGCAGAGGAGCCAAATCCACAATCATCACCACACCTCTCAACGCCAAGATCCTCCAAAAACCCATCAACACATTCAAGAGCCTGAACCCTGGTCTCAAAATCGAGATCCAGATCATCGACTTCCCTTGCGTGCAGCTGGGGTTACCAGAAGGATGCGAAAACCCTGATTTTTTCACATCAAACAACAACCCTGACGAAAGACAAACCATGATGTTAAAATTCTTTGCGTCCATGAGGTTTTTCAAAGACCAGCTTGAGAAGATTCTCGAGACAACGAGACCAAGCTGTCTTATCGCCGACATGTTCTTCCCGTGGGCCACAGAAGCTGCTGAGAAGTTCAACGTGCCAAGACTTGTGTTCCACGGCACTGGCTACTTCTCATTATGCTCTGAACATTGCATCAGAAGAATGCATAAACCAAAAATGATCAGTGAGCCATTTAAGGTCCCCGATCTCCCTGGGGACATTACGATGACTCAAGGACAGATGAGAGACCTCGACGAAGAAACCGATATGGGGAAGTTTCTGATCGAGGTTATAGAATCTGAAGTGAAGAGCTCGGGTGTTGTCGTGAATAGCTTCTACGAGCTAGAACCTGAATACGCGGATTTTTACAAGGGCTCTGGAGTGACGAGAGCTTGGCATATTGGTCCGCTCTCGGTTCAGAACAGAGGATTTGAGGAGAAGGCtaagagaggaaagaaagcgAGCATTGACGAGGTTGAATGTCTCAAATGGCTTAACTCCAAGAAACAAGATTCAGTTATTTACGTTTCATTTGGGAGCGTTGCTTACATCAAGAACGAGCAGTTGATAGAGATCGCTGCAGGGTTAGAAGCTTGTGGCGCAAGTTTCATTTGGGTTGTGAGAAAACGTGGTGAAAGTAAAG GCGAAGAAGAATGGTTACCAGAAGGGTTTGAAGAGAGGGTGAAAGGGAGAGGAATGATAATAAGAGGATGGGCTCCACAGGTGATGATACTTGACCACCAAGCAACCGGTGTGTTCGTGACCCATTGCGGCTGGAACTCGGTTCTTGAAGGAGTGGCTGCAGGGCTTCCGATGGTGACGTGGCCGGTTGGGGCGGAGCAGTTCTATAACGAGATATTGGTAACGCAAGTGCTCAGAACGGGAGTTAGCGTGGGAACCAAGAAACATGCGAGTATGGGAGATTTCATTGGCAGAGAGAGTGTGGAGAAAGCGGTGAGGGAAGTGTTGGTAGGGGAAGAGGCCGAGGAGAGGCGCGGAAGGGCAAAGAAACTGGCTGAGATGGCTAAAGTCGCTGTGGAAGAAGGAGGGTCTTCTTATAATGACTTAAGCAGCTTCATAGAAGAGTTTAGCTCATGA
- the LOC106358242 gene encoding UDP-glycosyltransferase 73B3, translating into MSRNPHHKLHVMFFPYMAYGHMIPTLDMAKLFSSKGVKSTIITTPLNSKIFQKPIDVFKNQNPSLEIIDIHIFEFPCVQLGLPEGCENVDFFTSSNNPGRENIAFKFLSSTRFFKDQLEKLLQTTRPDCLIADMFFPWSTQVAEKCHVPRLVFHGTGYFSLCANYCMKVHKPQNKVASSSEPFVIPDLPGDIEITREQIINSESEMAKFLLDVRESETKSTGVIVNSFYELEPEYADFFKRFVAKRAWQIGPLSITNRGFEEKAERGKKASIDEVQCLKWLDSKEKDSVIYISFGSVACFKNKQLVEIAAGLEASGASFIWVVRKSTGDDDKEEWLPEGFEERVKGRGMIIKGWAPQVLILEHQATGGFVTHCGWNSLLEGVAAGLPMVTWPIGAEQFYNEKLVTQVLRTGVSVGATKHVKNMGDEIISREKVEKAVREVLAWEEAEERRIRIKKLAEMAKAAVAEGGSSFNDLNNFIHEFSSFRK; encoded by the coding sequence ATGAGTAGGAATCCTCACCATAAGCTCCATGTTATGTTCTTCCCATACATGGCTTATGGCCACATGATACCAACTCTAGACATGGCAAAGCTTTTCTCCAGCAAAGGAGTCAAATCCACAATCATCACCACTCCTCTCAACTCCAAGATCTTCCAAAAACCCATAGACGTATTCAAGAACCAGAACCCTAGTCTCGAAATCATCGACATCCACATATTCGAATTCCCTTGCGTGCAGCTGGGGTTACCAGAAGGATGCGAGAACGTTGATTTCTTCACCTCAAGCAACAACCCTGGTAGAGAGAACATAGCTTTCAAGTTCTTATCGTCGACAAGGTTTTTCAAAGACCAGCTTGAGAAACTCCTCCAGACAACGAGACCAGACTGTCTTATCGCCGACATGTTCTTCCCATGGTCTACCCAAGTTGCTGAGAAGTGTCACGTGCCAAGACTTGTGTTCCACGGTACTGGCTACTTCTCTTTGTGCGCTAATTATTGCATGAAAGTGCATAAACCACAGAACAAAGTAGCTTCGAGTAGCGAGCCTTTTGTAATCCCTGACCTCCCCGGTGACATAGAGATAACTCGAGAACAGATCATAAACAGCGAGTCCGAGATGGCAAAGTTTCTTTTGGACGTGAGAGAGTCAGAAACGAAGAGCACAGGTGTTATAGTGAACAGCTTCTACGAGCTTGAACCTGAATACGCTGAttttttcaagagatttgtaGCGAAGAGAGCGTGGCAAATCGGCCCGCTCTCTATTACAAACAGAGGATTTGAGGAGAAGGctgagagaggaaagaaagcGAGCATTGATGAGGTTCAATGCCTTAAATGGCTTGACTCCAAGGAAAAAGATTCAGTCATTTACATTTCATTTGGGAGCGTTGCTTGCTTCAAGAACAAGCAACTGGTAGAGATCGCTGCAGGGTTAGAAGCTTCCGGCGCAAGTTTCATCTGGGTTGTGAGGAAAAGCACAGGCGACGACGACAAAGAAGAATGGTTACCAGAAGGGTTTGAAGAGAGGGTCAAAGGGAGAGGGATGATAATAAAAGGATGGGCTCCACAGGTGCTGATACTTGAGCACCAAGCAACCGGTGGGTTCGTGACTCATTGTGGCTGGAACTCACTTCTTGAAGGAGTGGCTGCAGGGCTACCGATGGTGACATGGCCTATCGGAGCGGAGCAGTTCTATAACGAGAAACTGGTTACACAAGTACTGAGAACGGGAGTGAGCGTTGGAGCCACAAAGCATGTGAAGAATATGGGAGATGAGATCATTAGCAGAGAGAAAGTAGAGAAGGCTGTGAGAGAGGTTTTGGCTTGGGAAGAGGCGGAGGAGAGGAGGATACGGATTAAGAAACTGGCGGAGATGGCTAAAGCTGCTGTGGCAGAAGGAGGGTCTTCTTTTAACGATCTAAACAACTTCATACATGAGTTCAGTtcatttagaaaataa
- the LOC106358331 gene encoding polyadenylate-binding protein 2 isoform X2, giving the protein MAQVQTTVAPATHFGTTSLYVGDLDLNVTDSQLFEAFSQMGQVVSVRVCRDSPTRRSLGYGYVNFTNPPDAARAIQELNYIPLYGKPIRVMYSHRDPSVRLSGAGNIFIKNLDQSIDHKALHDTFSTFGNIVSCKVAVDASGQSKGYGFVQYADEESAQKAIEKLNGMLLNDKQVYVGPFLRKQERDSTANKTKFTNVYVKNLAESTTDDDLKNAFAEYGEITSAVVMKDGEGGKSKGFGFVNFENADDAAKAVESLNGKMFDDKEWYVGRAQKKSERETELRVRREESLREAAERFQSSNLYVKNLDSSVSDETLKEMFSPFGTVTSCKVMCDPNGINKGSGFVAFSTPEEATEAMSQMSGKMVEGKPLYVAIAQRKEDRRVRLQAQFSQVRPVAMPPSAGPRMPMFPPGIGQQMFYGQAPPNMIPPQPGYGYQQQLVPGMRPGGRGPVPNYFMPMVQQQQRIGGGGRRPGGIQQSQHQMHPRGRMLRYSQGRGSGGDVAPYDMGNNNNITMPIGALASNLANASPEQQRTMLGENLYPLVEQLEAESAAKVTGMLLEMDQTEVLHLLESPEALKDKVAEAMDVLRSVAAGGAAEQLASLNLS; this is encoded by the exons atggcTCAGGTTCAGACAACGGTGGCCCCGGCAACTCATTTCGGAACGACGTCGCTTTACGTAGGTGATCTGGATCTCAACGTGACGGACTCGCAGCTCTTCGAAGCCTTTAGCCAAATGGGCCAAGTGGTGTCTGTTCGAGTCTGCAGAGACTCACCCACTCGCAGATCCCTCGGCTATGGTTATGTTAACTTCACCAATCCACCAGATG CTGCAAGAGCAATCCAGGAACTCAATTACATACCTCTCTATGGGAAACCTATAAGGGTTATGTATTCTCATCGTGATCCTAGTGTTCGCCTCAGTGGCGCTGGTAACATTTTCATCAAG AATCTGGACCAGTCCATCGACCACAAAGCACTACACGATACATTTTCAACCTTCGGGAACATCGTGTCGTGCAAGGTAGCCGTGGATGCTTCAGGCCAGTCAAAAGGCTACGGCTTCGTGCAATACGCCGACGAAGAGTCTGCTCAGAAAGCCATTGAGAAACTCAACGGCATGTTGCTAAACGACAAGCAAGTGTACGTTGGTCCGTTCCTTAGAAAACAAGAAAGAGACTCCACCGCAAACAAAACTAAATTCACCAACGTCTACGTGAAGAATCTCGCGGAGAGTACTACAGATGATGACTTGAAGAACGCTTTCGCGGAGTATGGTGAGATAACGAGCGCTGTGGTGATGAAAGATGGAGAAGGAGGGAAGTCTAAGGGGTTTGGTTTTGTCAACTTCGAAAACGCTGATGATGCTGCCAAGGCTGTGGAGTCTTTGAATGGGAAGATGTTTGATGATAAGGAGTGGTATGTTGGTAGAGCGCAGAAGAAGTCTGAGAGGGAGACGGAGCTAAGGGTTCGTCGTGAAGAGAGTTTGAGGGAAGCTGCGGAGAGGTTTCAGAGTTCGAATTTGTATGTGAAGAATTTGGATTCTAGCGTTTCTGATGAGACACTCAAAGAGATGTTTTCTCCTTTTGGTACCGTTACATCTTGCAAG gTGATGTGTGATCCTAATGGAATAAACAAAGGGTCTGGCTTTGTTGCTTTCTCAACTCCTGAAGAAGCAACAGAAGCT ATGTCACAGATGAGTGGGAAAATGGTGGAAGGCAAGCCACTCTATGTTGCTATTGCACAGAGGAAGGAAGACAGAAGGGTCAGACTACAG GCTCAGTTTTCTCAAGTGAGGCCAGTTGCAATGCCGCCATCCGCTGGTCCTCGCATGCCAATGTTTCCCCCTGGTATTGGACAACAAATGTTCTACGGTCAGGCCCCTCCTAACATGATTCCTCCTCAG CCTGGGTATGGATACCAACAGCAGCTTGTTCCTGGAATGAGACCTGGTGGTAGGGGACCTGTACCCAATTACTTCATGCCTATGGTTCAGCAACAGCAGCGtattggaggaggaggaagacgcCCTGGAGGGATCCAACAGTCCCAGCACCAA ATGCATCCAAGGGGTCGGATGTTACGGTATTCTCAAGGGCGTGGCAGTGGTGGTGATGTAGCTCCATATGACAtgggcaacaacaacaacatcacaATGCCTATTGGAGCTTTGGCTTCAAATCTGGCTAACGCGTCTCCAGAGCAGCAGAGGACG aTGCTGGGTGAGAATCTGTACCCGTTGGTGGAGCAGCTTGAAGCAGAGTCTGCAGCCAAAGTGACTGGGATGCTTTTGGAGATGGACCAGACGGAAGTGCTCCATCTCTTGGAGTCGCCAGAAGCTCTCAAGGACAAAGTTGCAGAGGCTATGGATGTTCTCAGGAGCGTCGCTGCTGGTGGTGCAGCCGAGCAGCTCGCTTCCTTGAACCTCTCGTAA
- the LOC106357987 gene encoding UDP-glycosyltransferase 73B1 has protein sequence MGTSGVAASSKLHIFFFPYMAHGHMIPTLDMAKLFATKGAKSTILTTPLNSKLFEKPINSFNDENPELEDIKLQILNFPCTELGLPEGCENTDFIFSNHDLTKGNLNMKFLLAMEYFKEQLEELLETVKPDCFVANMFFPWATKVAEKFNVPRLVFHGTGYFSLCASHCLRLHKPYKNVASSSEPFVIPELPGDVVITDEQVIEKEEESVMGKFMKEIRDSERDSFGVLVNSFYDLEPAYADFFKTHVAKRAWDIGPLSLGNREFKEKAERGKKASIDEHECLKWLDSKRCESVIYLSFGTMSSFDDEQLIEIAAGLEMSGHGFVWVVNRSGSQGEKVEWLPEGFEERTKGQGLIIRGWAPQVLILDHQAIGGFLTHCGWNSLLEGAASGLPMVTWPIGAEQFYNEKLVTQVLKTGVSVGVKKMVKGSGDFITREKVNIAVREVMVGDEMRKRAKQLAVMAKDAVREGGSSDLEVNRLMDELKLVRMQKEQGTRT, from the exons ATGGGAACTTCTGGTGTAGCCGCCTCCTCTAAGctccatatcttcttcttcccttaCATGGCTCATGGCCACATGATACCAACTCTAGACATGGCCAAGCTCTTCGCCACCAAAGGAGCTAAGTCCACCATCCTCACCACTCCTCTCAACTCAAAACTCTTCGAGAAACCCATCAACTCATTCAACGACGAGAATcctgaactcgaagacatcaaacttCAGATCCTCAACTTCCCTTGCACAGAGCTGGGCTTACCCGAAGGATGCGAGAACACCGACTTCATCTTCTCTAACCATGACCTAACCAAAGGTAACTTgaatatgaagtttttactaGCAATGGAATATTTCAAAGAGCAGTTAGAAGAGCTTCTCGAGACAGTGAAACCAGACTGTTTTGTAGCCAACATGTTCTTCCCTTGGGCGACCAAAGTAGCTGAGAAGTTTAATGTACCTAGACTTGTCTTCCACGGAACAGGCTACTTCTCTTTATGTGCTTCTCATTGCCTAAGGCTCCACAAGCCTTACAAGAACGTAGCTTCTAGCTCTGAGCCCTTTGTGATCCCTGAGCTACCAGGAGACGTTGTCATTACAGATGAACAGGTgatagagaaagaagaagaatctgTCATGGGGAAGTTTATGAAGGAAATAAGAGATTCAGAGAGAGACAGCTTTGGTGTGTTGGTGAACAGCTTCTACGACCTTGAACCTGCTTATGCCGATTTTTTCAAGACCCATGTGGCGAAAAGGGCTTGGGACATCGGTCCGCTTTCTTTAGGGAACAGAGAGTTCAAGGAGAAAGCAGAGAGGGGCAAAAAGGCTAGCATTGATGAGCATGAGTGTTTGAAATGGCTTGACTCCAAGAGATGTGAATCTGTTATTTACTTGTCCTTTGGAACCATGTCTAGCTTCGACGACGAGCAGCTGATTGAGATTGCAGCTGGCTTGGAGATGTCAGGACATGGTTTTGTATGGGTGGTTAACAGAAGTGGTAGCCAAG GGGAGAAGGTAGAGTGGTTACCGGAGGGGTTTGAAGAGAGGACGAAAGGACAAGGACTGATAATACGTGGATGGGCGCCACAAGTGCTTATACTAGACCACCAAGCAATAGGAGGGTTTTTGACGCATTGTGGATGGAACTCGCTTCTAGAAGGTGCAGCATCAGGCCTACCAATGGTGACATGGCCCATTGGAGCTGAGCAGTTCTACAACGAGAAGTTGGTGACACAAGTGTTGAAAACAGGAGTGAGTGTGGGAGTAAAGAAGATGGTGAAAGGTTCGGGAGATTTCATTACCAGAGAGAAAGTTAATATAGCGGTAAGGGAAGTGATGGTTGGAGATGAGATGAGGAAACGAGCTAAGCAGTTAGCTGTTATGGCTAAAGATGCGGTGAGAGAAGGAGGGTCTTCAGATCTTGAGGTGAACAGGTTGATGGATGAGCTTAAGTTGGTCAGAATGCAAAAAGAACAAGGAACAAGAACTTGA